Genomic segment of Panicum virgatum strain AP13 chromosome 2K, P.virgatum_v5, whole genome shotgun sequence:
TTCTGCGCCGCCGTCTCGCACCCCGCCGACAACTTGGTCTCCTTCCTGAACAACGCCAAGGGAGCCACCGTCGGAGACGTAAGCCCGCATTGCAGAACGCAGATGCACTCCACCCACCGTAATTGCTCTTCTGCGGGCTACATGTGATGTGATGATCACTTTTTGTGTTGTTCATCTCGATTCGTCAGGCTGTCAAGAACCTCGGCCTCGTGGGCCTTTTCACGCGCGGCCTTCCTCTTCGCATTCTGATGGTCGGTACCCTGACTGCAGCCCAGTGGATGATCTATGATTCCTTCAAAGTTATGATTGGACTGTAAGTAGATATCTGATCCTGTTTGTGACTACGATTTTTTTTATAGGCTAACCAGCCCTGTCAAGACTGCTGTAACAACTGGTAAAATTTTGCAGGCCAACGACAGGTGGAGCGCCTGCTCCTACTACTGTCCCAACGGAAGGGCTGGCAGAGCTGAAAGCCTCTGCTTGAAGGTCCAAAACTTCAACAGGAAATGTACTTCTTTCATTGGTACCATATTGCATTGGTGATTGTAACAATTTTCCCCCACAGGATTGTTATTTTGAACATAATAGTTACTACTGTCTGTTATGAGCGCAGAACAGGAAAGTTAGAAGTTACAAGTCATAATAAAGTTGATAAATCGTATTGGATGCAACTTGTTTGGGCTGCACTTAACTAGCCCTCGTATGGTCATTTGATGGCACTAAATTTGTGCTCTAATGTAAATGTACTCATATAGAATTATGTGAAATATATCATATTGTAAGTTGTAACATGGCCCCGATCAAATATCAAATTTTCATTTTGGAAAAGGTTGCTGTGTCAAAAGATTAATCTAAAAAGAGAACTGCTCCAGGCTGAAAATAATGTCTTGCGGCATGAGCTAGCTAGTTCAATGCGTAGATTTCAACTATTCTAGTTTTTGATGCAAATTTGGATGACAAATCTTCCATTATGGGGCATTTATGTAGACATCTAGCAAGTCTTCAGAGCTATGCCAGCGAACGATAGACCAGCTGGTCTGTCATGCGCCTGGCACCCGCCGGCCCAGGTTCGATCCCCGGCCAGGGTGAATTTGTTGGTCAGGGTTGGCGTagtttatttttagaaaaaagattATAAATCCGGCCTCTACGTCCGTGTACGTACACAGCCAATTATTACAACATTTACAAAGGGAGAAAAGCACCGCCAGTCTGTAAACCAGACAAAAAACTAAAGCAAACGATAATTATGCTTCCACCCTCCTTTGACTAGCTCCATAGCAATGATCTCTATGTTTCTGCTCATCACGGATAGTGTGTTCTTAGCATGCTCCTCACGCTGCAGCTGCGCCCAGAACCGTAACCTGTACGTTTCCCAGAAGATAACTTACAAAATTGAATTGGCGTAGTTTATTTGCACATTAAAAAAAATCCCTCACTCGTCCCATTCCAAAGCACAGGTGTAAATACGCAGGCGATGTGCGCGTCGGCGGCAGCGATTGGGGCGGCTGTGGCACTCCTTGGCCGGTGCCCTAAGCTGATGGTGGACAAGCCTTGTATGTTCCACAGTATATCACAACAGAACATCCTCTGAAACACAAAAGAACATCCACCCGAATGGTTTTTTATCCAATACAACTAGACATCAGCATACAATTTGGGCTCATTACATCATTTGCTAGACATCCCTGCCACAATAGCAATGCCACAATAGCAACACAGACAAGaataaaaaaaacatgaacAGTGCTCTTTATTTCTCTAACTTGTTCACCCTACAGCAGCTCGAGCCCCATGGCCTGGAGCTGCTCGACCTTCTCGGCTTGGAGCTGCTCAGCTCCTCGGCCTGCAGCTGCTCGAGCTCCTCGGCCTGCAGCTACTTGAGACGAAGACCAATTGACTGTTCGTCATCATCCAGTGAATCCTTAAAACTTTTAAAATTGCCCGCTAAATTCGAAGAACAATAATCTTGTATGCGTAAATTATTGCCCGACACCATCAGCATCGACGTCGCGGCGTCACGGTCACACTGATACTGCATGCCGCCTAGCTTGCCGTTGCCGTTGGCGACGCGCATCTCGAGGTCGGCGCCGACGTGCACGTCCTCGTCGCGGATGAAGCGGCGCCAGTACCAGTGCGACTTCCACACGAGCACCATCTCCTCGATGGGCACGTTCTTGGTCTCCGGCAGGAACAGCGCGACGAAGATGGTCATGACCACCAGCCAGgcgccgaagaagaagaagaggatgaactTGAAGCGGCAGAGCATGGGGAGGGACGCCTGCGCGATGATGAGGGCGCAGAGCATGTTCACGGACACGTTGATGCTCTGCCCCGCCGACCGGATCTCCAGCGGGAAGATCTCGCTGGGTACCAGCCACCCGAGGGGGCCCCACGACCAGGCGAACCCGGCGACGTAGGCGCAGATGAAGAGAACCACGATGGCGGCGTAGGCTTTGGGGATCTCGGCCACGCCGGAGAAGCCGAACTTGGCGCCGATCAGGCTGCCGACGACGAGCTGGCAGGCGAGCATCTGGGTGCCGCCCTGCAGGAGCAGCTTGCGGCGGCCAAGGCGGTCCACGGTGACAATGGAGACGAAGGTGGCGAAGACGTTGACGAGGCCAGTGATGACGGCGGACATGAGCGAGGCGTCGTCGGCGAAGCCCAGCGTCTTGAAGAGCACCGGCGCGTAGAACATGATGACGTTGATGCCCGTGAGCTGCAGGAACATGGGGATGGCGATGGCCATGACGAGCTGCGGGCGGTAGCGCGGCTGCAGGATGTTGCGCCACGGGTGCGCCACCAGCTTGGACTCCTCGCTGGCGGCCACCAGATCGTTGTACTCCTCGTCCACGTCCTCCGTGCCGCGCACGCGCTTGAGCATCCGCttggcggcgtcggcgtggcCGCGGTCGATGAGGGAGTTGGGGGTGTCGGGCAGGAACAGGGCGCCCACGGCAATGATGGCcgccggcacggcggcgagcgcgaggctCACGCGCCAGCCCCACCAGCCCTTGATCTTGGCGGTGCCGTAGTTGATGAGGTTGGCGCACAGGATGCCGATGGTGATCATGAGCTGGAAGCCGATGTTGAGCATCCCGCGGAGGCGAGCGGGGGCCATCTCCGACAGGTAGACCGGCACGGACTGGTTGGTGAAGCCGACGCCGATGCCGAGCAGGACGCGGCTGACGATGAGCATGACCACGTCCTTGGAGGCGCCGTTGAGCGCCGCGCCGATGAAGAacgtcacgccgccgccgaacaTGGACCACTTGCGGCCGGCCACGCGCGTCACCGTGGCGGCGCAGAAGGAGGCCACGGGCGCGGCGACGTAGAGCGAGGAGGTGAACATGGTGAGCAGCTGGCTGTCGAACTTGCAGTACTGGTTGCTCTGGTTCCGCTctgcctcctgctccttgcggtACACC
This window contains:
- the LOC120680961 gene encoding sugar transport protein MST6-like — translated: MAGGVVVNSGGGKDYPGKLTMFVLLACIVAATGGLVFGYDIGISGGVTSMNPFLMKFFPSVYRKEQEAERNQSNQYCKFDSQLLTMFTSSLYVAAPVASFCAATVTRVAGRKWSMFGGGVTFFIGAALNGASKDVVMLIVSRVLLGIGVGFTNQSVPVYLSEMAPARLRGMLNIGFQLMITIGILCANLINYGTAKIKGWWGWRVSLALAAVPAAIIAVGALFLPDTPNSLIDRGHADAAKRMLKRVRGTEDVDEEYNDLVAASEESKLVAHPWRNILQPRYRPQLVMAIAIPMFLQLTGINVIMFYAPVLFKTLGFADDASLMSAVITGLVNVFATFVSIVTVDRLGRRKLLLQGGTQMLACQLVVGSLIGAKFGFSGVAEIPKAYAAIVVLFICAYVAGFAWSWGPLGWLVPSEIFPLEIRSAGQSINVSVNMLCALIIAQASLPMLCRFKFILFFFFGAWLVVMTIFVALFLPETKNVPIEEMVLVWKSHWYWRRFIRDEDVHVGADLEMRVANGNGKLGGMQYQCDRDAATSMLMVSGNNLRIQDYCSSNLAGNFKSFKDSLDDDEQSIGLRLK